The sequence ATTTTTATAGCTTCGTTATACATCTCTTCTGGCACTTCAACAGGGAGCAAGTCAGGGTCAGGAAAGTACCTATACTCCGCGCTATCCTCTTTGCCACGCATCGACCTTGTCACTAAATTTGTCGTGTCAAACAGCCTTGTCTCTTGATAGACTTCTTGGTCGTATTTGCCATCTTCCCAAGCTGCACTTTGGCGCTCCACCTCGTAATCGATCGCTTTTTGGATAAATTTAAATGAGTTTAGATTTTTTATCTCAACTCTTGTATAAAGCTTGGTATCGCCTTTTGGACGGATAGAGACATTTGCGTCGCAGCGGAAGCTACCTTCCTGCATGTTTGCGTCGCTGATGTTTAAAAAGCGAAGGATTGAGTGTAGTTTTTTAAGATAAGCCACCGCCTCATCACTGCTTCTAAGATCTGGCTCGCTAACTATCTCAAGAAGCGGTGTGCCGGCTCTATTTAGATCAACTAAGCTCTCGTTTTCTTCGTGGATGTTCTTGCCAGCATCCTCTTCAAGGTGCGCTCTAGTTACACCGATGCGTTTTTTAGTACCATTTACGTCAATTATTAGCTCGCCACCTTCTACGATAGGGATCTCAAACTGAGAAATTTGATATGCCTTTGGAAGGTCTGGATAGAAGTAGTTTTTTCTATTAAAGACTGATTTTTTATTGATCTTAGCGTTTATCGCTGTGCCAAAGCTGATCGCCTTTTTAACAGCCTCTTTGTTTAGCACAGGTAGGGCTCCAGGCAGAGCTAGGCAGGTCGGACAAACGTGAGTGTTTGCCTCGTCGCCGAAGCTAGTTGAGCAAGAGCAGAAAATTTTAGTTTTTGTATTAAGCTGAGTGTGAACTTCTAACCCGATAACGACTTCAAACATATTTTTACCTTTAAATTTATGCAAATTTTTAAGGCGTATTTTAGCGATACTTTCTTTTAAAATATCTAAAAATGAGCATTTTGACTGGAAAAATAAAGAAGGTGATTTAAAAATTTAAATAGTTTTAAAAAGGAAAAAGCCATATAAAAATATGGCTTTAAATTTTAATGCTCGTGCTCACTAATAGCAACGGCACCAGCTAAATAAACGTAAGTTAGCATCATGAAAATAAATGTTTGCAAAACAGCCATA comes from Campylobacter concisus and encodes:
- the gatB gene encoding Asp-tRNA(Asn)/Glu-tRNA(Gln) amidotransferase subunit GatB — translated: MFEVVIGLEVHTQLNTKTKIFCSCSTSFGDEANTHVCPTCLALPGALPVLNKEAVKKAISFGTAINAKINKKSVFNRKNYFYPDLPKAYQISQFEIPIVEGGELIIDVNGTKKRIGVTRAHLEEDAGKNIHEENESLVDLNRAGTPLLEIVSEPDLRSSDEAVAYLKKLHSILRFLNISDANMQEGSFRCDANVSIRPKGDTKLYTRVEIKNLNSFKFIQKAIDYEVERQSAAWEDGKYDQEVYQETRLFDTTNLVTRSMRGKEDSAEYRYFPDPDLLPVEVPEEMYNEAIKIPELAEQKVARYVSELGVKESDALNLTQSVEMARYFEELIAAGIQPKLATTWLIVELLGRLNNGVTIETSPVNSAKMINLLKRIEDGTISGKAAKEVLDYLMENDADVDSVIEKLGLKQVSDDSAIIAIIDQILAANADKVEEYKNGKDKMFGFFVGQVMKEGKGAFNPGKVNELLKAKIG